A window of the Henckelia pumila isolate YLH828 chromosome 3, ASM3356847v2, whole genome shotgun sequence genome harbors these coding sequences:
- the LOC140887158 gene encoding uncharacterized protein produces MGSSPDPLTNLSAVQSRMDALHKFLSHSVNSGTLLGQPQMDMISSEINSAIRQIIVNGAALLSSSQFFTIHNQMKEEIPDPIKDSKSQIHVDDGFDDFEIVELDAVELLAEHVHFCEICGKGFKRDANLRMHMRAHGNQFKTPEALSKPEKGGVLAPRRMRFSCPYVGCNRNKQHKKFRPLKSVICVKNHFKRSHCPKVYSCNRCNKKSFSVVADLKSHLKHCGESKWRCSCGTSFSRKDKLFGHIVLFEGHMPAMADEDDQENGKSAAASMEDDDDDDGINGESKDENGLFDGMLFDGLGPIDDYCFQDLLNSPNSLNTIGSGIEGFFNF; encoded by the coding sequence ATGGGAAGCTCTCCCGATCCTCTCACAAACCTTTCCGCAGTCCAATCCCGTATGGACGCACTCCATAAGTTCCTCTCCCATTCAGTCAACTCCGGCACTCTACTGGGTCAACCCCAGATGGACATGATTTCTTCCGAGATCAATTCCGCCATCCGCCAGATCATCGTCAATGGCGCCGCCCTTTTGTCCTCCTCTCAGTTTTTCACGATTCACAACCAAATGAAGGAGGAAATCCCGGATCCCATTAAAGATTCCAAGTCTCAGATCCATGTGGACGATGGGTTTGATGATTTCGAGATAGTTGAGCTGGATGCTGTGGAGTTGTTGGCGGAGCATGTTCATTTCTGTGAGATATGTGGGAAAGGGTTCAAGCGCGACGCCAATCTACGGATGCATATGAGGGCACACGGGAATCAGTTCAAGACCCCGGAAGCTTTGTCGAAGCCTGAAAAAGGTGGAGTCTTGGCCCCGCGGAGGATGAGATTCTCATGCCCTTACGTGGGCTGTAACAGGAACAAGCAGCACAAGAAGTTCAGACCCCTGAAAAGTGTCATCTGTGTGAAGAATCACTTCAAGAGGAGCCACTGCCCCAAGGTTTACTCCTGCAATCGTTGCAACAAGAAGAGTTTCTCTGTCGTGGCTGATTTGAAGAGCCACTTGAAGCATTGTGGGGAAAGCAAGTGGCGGTGTTCTTGCGGGACTAGTTTCTCGCGCAAGGATAAGTTGTTCGGGCACATAGTGTTGTTCGAGGGCCATATGCCGGCCATGGCGGATGAAGACGACCAGGAGAATGGCAAGAGTGCAGCTGCCTCGatggaggatgatgatgatgatgatgggaTCAATGGTGAATCCAAGGATGAGAATGGTCTTTTTGATGGAATGTTGTTCGATGGATTGGGCCCGATTGACGATTATTGCTTTCAGGATTTGCTGAATTCTCCTAATTCTTTGAACACTATTGGTTCTGGGATCGAGGGGTTCTTTAACTTTTGA
- the LOC140887157 gene encoding tubulin-folding cofactor C, which produces MEESKVPSDPSLQATAGATSAAAETLDRKHASMLERLSNRHQARLAEKSQLNSITSPSFESTQSFLSQFSQSKLSIDSHLSRIRQEPDPALKPQLNSISSEISALEKLVAENSYFLPPYELRTCLNTVDQLKQELDDVSSLVIPRKKFSFKNKPAPAHKTVNSPVCETEEKQNVNLGKFRFSDSLVAQGFKGIAKGTLVKKFVAEESRDMNEEFTLSDLRECQVGLMGCLRSLFVDKLINCKVYVGAVMGSVLIEGVEGCVFVLASHQIRIHDAKNCDFYLRVRSRPIIEDSHGVRFAPYCLNYEGIEADLKEANLGEETGNWTKVDDFCWLRAVQSPNWSILPENERTGVVDVSNWEHLE; this is translated from the coding sequence ATGGAAGAAAGCAAAGTTCCCTCCGATCCATCTTTACAGGCGACGGCCGGAGCAACCTCCGCCGCTGCCGAAACCCTCGATCGGAAGCATGCGTCGATGCTGGAGCGCCTATCCAATCGCCACCAGGCACGTCTTGCCGAAAAATCGCAGCTGAATTCCATCACCTCTCCTTCCTTTGAGTCCACTCAATCCTTCCTCTCTCAATTCTCCCAATCCAAGCTTTCCATCGACTCCCATCTCTCCCGGATCCGGCAAGAACCCGACCCGGCTCTCAAACCCCAACTCAACTCCATCTCCTCGGAAATCTCCGCCCTCGAAAAGCTCGTTGCTGAGAATTCCTACTTTCTGCCACCCTACGAGCTCCGCACATGCCTCAACACCGTCGACCAACTCAAACAAGAACTCGATGACGTCAGCTCCCTCGTCATACCCAGGAAGAAATTCTCCTTCAAGAATAAACCCGCCCCCGCCCATAAAACCGTAAACAGCCCCGTCTGTGAAACCGAGGAAAAGCAGAATGTAAATTTGGGAAAGTTTAGATTTTCGGATTCATTGGTTGCTCAGGGATTTAAGGGCATTGCAAAAGGTACGTTAGTGAAGAAATTCGTCGCCGAGGAGTCGCGGGATATGAACGAAGAGTTCACGCTCTCGGATTTGAGGGAATGTCAGGTTGGATTGATGGGGTGTTTAAGGTCTTTGTTCGTTGATAAGCTGATTAACTGCAAGGTTTATGTTGGGGCAGTGATGGGTTCCGTTTTGATCGAGGGAGTCGAGGGGTGTGTATTTGTATTAGCATCACACCAGATTCGGATTCATGATGCCAAAAATTGTGACTTTTATCTTCGAGTGAGGAGTAGACCTATAATTGAGGATAGCCATGGGGTTAGATTTGCACCCTATTGTTTGAATTATGAAGGAATCGAGGCTGACCTTAAGGAGGCTAATCTTGGTGAGGAGACAGGGAATTGGACAAAGGTGGATGATTTTTGCTGGTTAAGGGCTGTGCAATCTCCGAATTGGTCGATCCTGCCGGAAAATGAGCGAACTGGGGTGGTGGATGTTTCAAATTGGGAACACTTGGAGTAA
- the LOC140887156 gene encoding probable LRR receptor-like serine/threonine-protein kinase At5g10290 gives MLILEMDLIIEVLTLASLFYFVSPDAQGDALISLKNSLNASNDQLKDWNPNLVNPCTWSRVICDGPNVTTVTLSNMGFTGTLSPKIEILKLLTTLQLQGNGITGKIPEEYGNLTSLTMLDLENNQLTGEIPSSLGNLNKLTFLVLSQNNLSGTIPESLSDLTNLVTIQLASNNLSGKIPESLFQISQYNFTGNNLNCGINSAHLCARGSEGGSSKSKTGIIVGIMVPLLVIVILGGLLLLFLWKSRHKGYRREVFVDVAGEVDRRIEFGQLKRFSWRELQLATDNFSEKNVLGQGGFGKVYKGVLADNTKVAVKRLTDFESPGGDTAFQREVEMISVAVHRNLLRLIGFCTTPTERLLVYPFMQNLSVASRLRDLKPGEPILDWPTRKRVALGTARGLEYLHEHCNPKIIHRDVKAANVLLDEDFDAVVGDFGLAKLVDVRKTNVTTQVRGTMGHIAPEYLSTGKSSEKTDVFGYGITLLELVTGQRAIDFSRLEEEDDVLLLDHVKKLQRERRLDGIVDCNLDQNYNIHEVEMMIQVALLCTQASPDDRPTMSEVVRMLEGEGLAERWEEWQHVEVTRRQEYERLHRRFDWGEDSIYNQDAIELSGGR, from the exons ATGCTGATATTGGAGATGGATCTGATCATTGAAGTTTTAACGCTGGCAAGCTTGTTTTATTTTGTCTCCCCTGATGCACAAG GAGATGCTCTTATTTCTTTGAAAAATTCGCTCAATGCTTCTAATGACCAGCTCAAGGATTGGAATCCGAATCTAGTAAATCCTTGCACTTGGTCCAGAGTTATATGTGACGGTCCTAATGTGACGACAGT TACATTATCAAACATGGGATTTACTGGAACCTTATCACCAAAAATTGAGATTCTGAAGCTGCTAACAACCCT CCAACTGCAAGGAAATGGCATAACTGGAAAAATACCTGAGGAGTACGGAAATTTGACAAGCTTGACAATGTTGGATCTGGAAAATAATCAGTTAACCGGAGAAATACCATCTTCCTTGGGCAATCTCAATAAACTTACATTTTT GGTTTTGAGTCAAAACAATCTATCTGGAACAATTCCTGAATCACTTTCCGATCTTACAAACTTGGTTACCAT CCAGCTTGCATCAAATAATCTTAGTGGGAAAATTCCTGAAAGTTTATTTCAAATTTCCCAGTATAA TTTTACAGGGAACAACTTGAATTGTGGCATTAATTCTGCCCATCTCTGTGCTCGTGGAAGTGAAG GTGGTTCAAGTAAATCAAAAACTGGTATAATAGTGGGGATTATGGTTCCACTCTTGGTGATTGTTATCCTCGGAGGTTTGCTCCTATTATTTCTGTGGAAGAGTAGGCATAAAGGCTACAGGCGAGAAGTTTTCGTTGATGTTGCAG GTGAAGTTGACCGCAGAATTGAATTTGGTCAATTGAAGAGATTTTCTTGGAGAGAATTGCAGCTTGCTACTGATAATTTCAGTGAGAAAAATGTTCTTGGACAGGGAGGTTTTGGAAAGGTTTATAAAGGAGTGCTTGCTGATAACACCAAAGTTGCAGTTAAACGTTTGACTGATTTTGAGAGTCCTGGAGGGGATACAGCATTCCAGCGTGAAGTTGAGATGATAAGTGTGGCTGTTCACAGAAACCTTTTACGACTGATCGGCTTTTGCACCACCCCAACTGAGCGCCTTTTGGTTTACCCGTTTATGCAAAACCTGAGTGTTGCCTCTCGGCTACGAG ATCTCAAACCTGGAGAGCCTATCTTGGATTGGCCTACTCGAAAACGGGTGGCACTGGGAACTGCACGTGGATTGGAGTACCTCCACGAACACTGTAATCCTAAAATCATTCATCGGGATGTTAAAGCGGCCAATGTGTTGCTGGATGAAGATTTTGATGCTGTTGTTGGTGATTTTGGCTTGGCAAAATTGGTTGATGTGAGAAAAACGAATGTTACAACTCAGGTTCGTGGCACAATGGGCCACATAGCTCCTGAATACTTGTCCACTGGGAAATCATCAGAAAAGACCGATGTTTTTGGGTACGGGATAACACTTTTAGAGCTCGTAACTGGCCAACGAGCTATAGACTTCTCGCGCTTGGAAGAAGAGGATGATGTCTTGCTGCTTGACCAT GTGAAGAAACTTCAGCGTGAAAGAAGGCTGGATGGCATTGTCGACTGCAACTTGGACCAAAACTACAACATTCATGAAGTGGAGATGATGATTCAGGTGGCATTGCTATGTACTCAAGCCTCACCAGATGACCGGCCAACAATGTCTGAGGTTGTTCGAATGCTTGAAGGAGAAGGGCTCGCGGAGAGGTGGGAAGAATGGCAGCACGTGGAAGTCACGAGGAGGCAAGAATACGAGAGGTTACACAGAAGATTTGACTGGGGAGAAGATTCCATATACAACCAAGACGCCATTGAATTGTCCGGTGGGCGATAG